The following coding sequences are from one Luteolibacter yonseiensis window:
- a CDS encoding response regulator — MNTPIRTVLIEDVASFAEALRKYIEVSDRGVECTGVFHNAEDALRRLPKNPPDVAVVDINLPGMSGIELVARLKDACPGVLCLILTTYEDGVPIFDALKAGACGYLLKRAPAEEIVSAIIQVHEGGSPMSPQIARRVVRFFHHEPASDELGALSEREHGVLKLLAEGSMYKEIADRLGISIDTVRSHVRKIYEKLHVHSRNGAVLKYLGKNR; from the coding sequence GTGAACACCCCGATCCGTACCGTCCTGATTGAAGACGTGGCCTCGTTCGCCGAGGCCCTGCGGAAATACATCGAGGTCAGCGACCGCGGGGTGGAATGCACGGGCGTGTTCCACAACGCCGAGGACGCCCTGCGCCGCCTGCCGAAAAACCCTCCGGATGTGGCGGTGGTGGACATCAATCTTCCCGGCATGAGCGGCATCGAGCTTGTGGCACGGCTGAAGGATGCCTGCCCCGGCGTGCTCTGTCTCATCCTCACCACCTATGAGGACGGCGTTCCCATCTTCGACGCCCTCAAGGCCGGCGCTTGCGGCTACCTCCTGAAACGGGCTCCCGCGGAGGAGATCGTCAGCGCCATCATCCAGGTGCACGAAGGTGGTTCGCCGATGTCACCGCAGATCGCCCGCCGCGTCGTCAGATTTTTCCATCACGAACCGGCCTCCGACGAGCTCGGCGCATTGAGCGAGCGGGAACACGGGGTGTTGAAGCTTCTCGCCGAGGGATCCATGTACAAGGAAATCGCCGACCGGCTCGGCATCAGCATCGACACGGTCCGATCCCACGTCCGGAAGATCTACGAGAAGCTGCACGTCCATTCGCGCAACGGCGCGGTGCTCAAGTATCTCGGCAAGAACCGCTGA
- a CDS encoding ATP-binding protein, with product MRSVEASYAERPADGLPCVIDGQDAGLTGWSVFPRTDEAHKLLIRTVSPVYAETFDVTLCFLSGLPKRYFGDFTISCTSDPQPSLEGTWHRLVPQRFTATGTELRQGENGHLIAGSGDNMIADAVFQARFPAPRQAVTGFLIEVTPFVKPGSPELRVSWNEYRDFCLTEFRVEATLPGTTNIALGCPVTSSHPLWAGMSANVLTDGFPGSFNHPAEAGHGEAFHFGIDLGSVRAIDHLALRGRADGYALDRLTRVRVRLYDQPAESGAAPVWEAMDRADGSHPSAGSIDVLQVAGHAPVRGRYLRLSSDSPVPLSPQLAEVEVYETITPSLVSIKVDGRPMPHENNPRVPPGTSVMTAALSIPGAGLPENLPIRWRLRGLHDDWQSIQGLNVEVHRPPPGNYHLEAQVGHSDGRWDNSMLSLPLTVLAPFWRTPVFYGLSAAACLATAFAILHTLARRRRARELATWQHQSALVEERRRIARDMHDEVGARLSQLALMQDLIIRQHPMPAAAELSLRELAANTRQTVDALDQVVWAVNPLNDTLAGVAEYLPCLATGYLIPLAVHCRLDAPFEWPEVEVRAQVRHEITLAFREALQNIAKHSGAGMVTLTLRYEAPELVIRLADDGRGLPETPAGPGKDGLANMRSRLATIGGVCVIRDREEGGTEVEMRAPLIPSKS from the coding sequence ATGCGGTCCGTAGAAGCCAGCTATGCGGAGCGGCCGGCGGATGGCCTTCCATGTGTGATCGACGGCCAGGACGCCGGGCTCACCGGATGGTCGGTTTTCCCCCGCACCGACGAAGCCCACAAGCTGTTGATAAGGACGGTCTCGCCTGTGTACGCGGAGACGTTCGACGTGACACTGTGCTTTCTCTCGGGTCTTCCGAAACGTTATTTCGGAGATTTCACGATCTCCTGCACAAGCGATCCGCAACCCTCCTTGGAGGGAACGTGGCATCGGCTGGTCCCCCAACGCTTCACCGCCACCGGGACGGAACTCCGGCAGGGGGAAAACGGTCACCTGATCGCCGGGAGCGGTGACAACATGATCGCGGATGCGGTTTTTCAAGCGCGCTTTCCAGCCCCCCGCCAGGCGGTGACCGGGTTCCTCATCGAGGTCACCCCTTTCGTGAAACCCGGCTCGCCGGAACTCCGCGTCTCATGGAATGAATACCGCGATTTCTGCCTGACCGAATTCCGTGTCGAAGCCACGCTCCCCGGCACCACCAACATCGCGCTGGGCTGTCCGGTGACCTCCTCCCATCCGCTGTGGGCGGGGATGTCCGCGAACGTGCTGACCGACGGTTTTCCTGGGAGTTTCAATCACCCGGCGGAGGCCGGACACGGCGAGGCATTTCACTTCGGGATCGACCTGGGATCCGTCCGTGCGATCGACCACCTTGCCCTGCGCGGCAGGGCCGATGGATACGCGCTCGACCGGCTGACAAGGGTGCGCGTCCGGCTCTACGACCAACCCGCGGAATCGGGAGCGGCACCGGTTTGGGAAGCGATGGACCGGGCCGACGGTTCACATCCCAGCGCGGGTTCCATCGATGTTCTGCAGGTGGCCGGACATGCCCCCGTCCGGGGAAGGTATCTGCGGCTTTCCAGCGACAGTCCGGTACCGCTCTCCCCTCAATTGGCGGAGGTCGAGGTCTATGAGACCATCACTCCGTCCTTGGTCTCCATCAAGGTGGATGGACGTCCCATGCCCCATGAAAACAATCCGCGCGTTCCTCCGGGGACCTCGGTGATGACGGCGGCCCTGAGCATACCCGGTGCGGGACTACCGGAGAACCTGCCGATCCGCTGGCGGCTGCGCGGGCTGCACGATGACTGGCAGAGCATCCAGGGACTCAATGTGGAAGTCCACCGCCCGCCACCGGGTAACTATCACTTGGAGGCCCAGGTGGGACACTCGGACGGGAGGTGGGACAACAGCATGCTGAGCCTGCCGCTCACCGTGCTGGCACCCTTCTGGCGGACGCCGGTCTTTTATGGCTTGAGCGCGGCGGCCTGCCTCGCCACGGCATTCGCAATCCTACATACCCTCGCCCGGCGGCGGCGGGCGAGGGAGCTGGCAACCTGGCAACATCAGTCGGCCCTCGTCGAGGAGCGCCGGCGGATCGCCCGCGACATGCACGACGAAGTGGGCGCGCGGCTTTCCCAATTGGCGCTGATGCAGGATCTCATCATCCGTCAACATCCCATGCCCGCCGCCGCGGAACTCAGCCTGCGCGAACTCGCCGCCAACACCCGGCAGACCGTGGACGCCTTGGACCAGGTCGTGTGGGCGGTCAATCCCCTCAACGACACATTGGCGGGCGTCGCCGAATATCTGCCCTGCCTGGCCACCGGCTACCTGATACCGCTGGCGGTCCACTGCCGTCTGGACGCTCCATTCGAGTGGCCGGAAGTCGAGGTCCGCGCGCAGGTCAGACACGAGATCACGCTGGCTTTCCGCGAGGCGTTGCAGAACATCGCCAAACACTCCGGTGCGGGAATGGTGACACTCACCCTGCGCTACGAAGCTCCCGAGCTGGTGATCCGTCTCGCCGACGACGGGCGCGGCCTGCCGGAGACGCCCGCGGGTCCCGGCAAGGATGGACTGGCCAACATGCGATCCCGGCTTGCAACCATCGGCGGCGTCTGCGTCATTCGCGACCGTGAGGAAGGCGGCACCGAAGTCGAGATGCGCGCGCCCCTCATTCCTTCGAAATCGTGA
- a CDS encoding substrate-binding domain-containing protein, translating to MDHYYPEIHAGVVRAARELDWNLDDERCRGYHGSRFPEGWLPDGVLCSTATDPALHWLRACSVPKVRLLEDAAPFSSNEPPDGIHTVALDLTKAGELAARHLLSLGTPNIAFYKYCQPRESEALLPQIRAACRKAGRTLTVLDYPGDHPQLAPSFVLPKVQREQWLRAKLEKLPLPCALMADDDRFAVEVITVATAMGLRVPEDLAVLGCEDLALVQGRSAVPVSSIDMNLELLGYTAAQTLDRMMRGGAVTAPRQVIPPKRLVERRSTSTFVSSVPGISKAVLKIRRDYSEPITVTSLARDSGMSVRSLQRLFRVATGTTVSDALMTRRLDAAANLLRETNFKQEPIAIETGLGSSKNLGRLFKEHYGMTPGQWRESRAAGIS from the coding sequence ATGGATCATTATTATCCAGAGATCCACGCGGGAGTGGTGAGGGCGGCGCGCGAGCTGGATTGGAATCTGGATGACGAGCGCTGCCGGGGCTATCACGGTTCGAGATTTCCCGAGGGCTGGCTTCCGGACGGAGTGTTGTGCAGCACGGCGACGGACCCTGCGTTGCACTGGCTTCGCGCCTGTTCCGTACCCAAGGTCCGCCTGCTGGAGGACGCGGCTCCGTTTTCCAGCAACGAGCCGCCGGACGGGATCCACACGGTGGCCTTGGATCTGACAAAGGCGGGGGAACTGGCGGCACGGCATCTGTTGTCCCTGGGGACGCCGAACATCGCTTTTTATAAATACTGCCAGCCGAGGGAGTCGGAGGCGCTGCTGCCGCAGATCCGCGCCGCGTGCCGCAAGGCCGGCCGGACGCTGACGGTGCTGGATTATCCGGGAGATCACCCCCAGCTCGCGCCCAGCTTTGTCCTGCCCAAGGTGCAACGTGAACAATGGCTGCGTGCGAAACTGGAGAAGCTGCCCCTGCCTTGTGCGCTGATGGCGGATGACGATCGTTTCGCCGTGGAGGTGATCACCGTGGCCACCGCAATGGGGCTGCGGGTCCCGGAGGACCTTGCGGTGCTGGGGTGTGAGGATCTTGCTCTGGTGCAGGGGCGCTCGGCGGTGCCGGTTTCCTCCATCGACATGAACCTGGAGCTGCTCGGTTACACGGCGGCGCAGACCCTGGACCGCATGATGCGCGGCGGGGCCGTCACCGCGCCCCGTCAGGTCATCCCGCCGAAGCGCTTGGTGGAACGCCGGTCCACCTCCACCTTCGTGTCGTCGGTGCCGGGGATATCCAAGGCGGTTCTGAAAATTCGCCGGGACTACTCGGAGCCGATCACGGTGACCTCGCTGGCCAGGGACTCCGGAATGTCGGTGCGTTCGTTGCAACGGCTGTTCCGGGTGGCGACGGGTACGACCGTGAGCGATGCCCTCATGACGCGGCGGCTGGATGCCGCTGCGAACCTGCTGCGCGAGACGAACTTCAAGCAGGAGCCGATCGCCATCGAGACCGGACTGGGAAGTTCGAAAAATCTCGGCCGGTTGTTCAAGGAGCACTACGGCATGACACCGGGCCAGTGGCGGGAGTCCCGCGCCGCGGGGATTTCCTGA
- a CDS encoding glutaminase family protein, whose amino-acid sequence MKPKRLTRSAACLMTATTLFSASAFGREKPATENDLIPPSTPLISCDPYFSVWSPGDKLTDVETTHWTGKKQPLTSVIRIDGQAHRVMGASPAGVPALTQKSLTVLPTRSIYTFEGAGISLNLTFTTPALPDDIAVLSRPVTYLTYDFRATDGKEHDVSVFFGAGAELVVNNPDQTVSWSGDIVPGLSVVKMGSTTQKILGSKGDDHRIDWGYAYIAAPQGAAAATGFDRPEKLASNFAAGNTLAKNDGTARADQAGVGIELKALKVGDKPVSTWAMIAYDDIYGIQYNRKNLRAFWRKDGWEAKDLLAASAKEYDALQKKCAAFDEELMGDMAKIGGEQYAKITALAYRQCFAAGKFVADDNGQPLQFSKENHSNGCIATSDIFYPMAPQFLLFGPSLAKSFLAPFMEYAKSDRWKFPFAPHDLGTYPQANGQVYGGGEKTEENQMPVEESGNVLILMAAIAQLEGNADYASLYWPRLEQWAEYLKKEGFDPANQLCTDDFSGHLAHNVNLSAKAICGLGAFATLCELRGEKEKAASYMATAREYAQRWIKDAKDGDHYRLAFDRPGTWSQKYNLVWDKILGLNLFPADVYRTEMDFYLKTQNTYGLALDNRADYSKLDWILWSATLTEDQKDFQALVTPVFRFLNETPDRSPMTDWYQTKTAKKVGFTARPVVGGVFLKALYDKPLWKKYADRDVTKAKGWASMPEYIAPIITNLAPSAEENDSVLWTHTTKKPAEGWEKADFDDSLWNRNPGGFGTSGTPNAKARTEWKSDDIWLRRTVTLPDTLPSGIGIIAHHDEDIEVYINGVLAAGATGFNEGYEIIPFTKDGKAAIKPGKNVIAVHCHQTGGGQYVDVTIADIQPGKKK is encoded by the coding sequence ATGAAGCCCAAACGATTGACCCGATCCGCCGCCTGTCTGATGACGGCGACCACGCTGTTCAGCGCTTCCGCCTTCGGGCGTGAAAAGCCAGCCACCGAGAATGATCTCATCCCGCCGTCCACGCCTCTCATCTCCTGCGATCCGTATTTCAGCGTCTGGTCGCCCGGCGACAAGCTGACGGACGTGGAAACGACCCACTGGACCGGGAAAAAGCAGCCGCTCACCAGCGTGATCCGCATCGATGGCCAGGCGCACCGCGTCATGGGGGCTTCGCCGGCCGGCGTGCCCGCGCTGACCCAGAAAAGTCTCACGGTCCTGCCGACCCGTTCGATTTATACCTTCGAAGGTGCCGGGATCTCGCTGAATCTCACCTTCACCACACCCGCCCTGCCGGATGACATCGCCGTGCTTTCCCGTCCGGTGACCTATCTGACCTACGACTTCCGCGCCACCGACGGCAAGGAACACGATGTTTCGGTTTTCTTCGGTGCCGGAGCCGAGCTGGTGGTGAACAATCCCGACCAGACGGTTTCCTGGTCCGGTGACATCGTTCCCGGCCTCTCCGTGGTGAAGATGGGTTCCACCACCCAGAAGATCCTTGGTTCGAAAGGTGACGACCACCGCATCGACTGGGGATACGCCTACATCGCCGCGCCACAAGGCGCCGCCGCCGCCACCGGATTCGACCGCCCGGAAAAACTCGCCTCCAATTTCGCGGCAGGTAACACGCTTGCCAAGAATGATGGAACCGCACGTGCCGACCAGGCCGGTGTCGGTATCGAACTGAAGGCGTTGAAGGTCGGTGACAAGCCCGTTTCCACCTGGGCGATGATCGCCTATGACGACATCTACGGCATCCAGTACAACCGCAAGAACCTCCGCGCGTTCTGGCGCAAGGACGGCTGGGAAGCCAAGGACCTGCTCGCCGCCTCCGCGAAGGAATACGACGCCCTGCAGAAAAAGTGCGCCGCATTCGACGAGGAGCTGATGGGCGACATGGCGAAGATCGGCGGAGAACAATACGCGAAAATCACCGCGCTCGCCTACCGCCAGTGCTTCGCCGCCGGCAAGTTCGTCGCGGACGACAACGGCCAGCCGCTGCAGTTCAGCAAGGAGAACCATTCGAACGGCTGCATCGCCACCTCGGACATTTTCTATCCGATGGCTCCGCAGTTCCTGCTGTTCGGACCCAGCCTGGCGAAGTCTTTCCTCGCTCCGTTCATGGAGTATGCGAAGAGCGACCGTTGGAAATTCCCGTTCGCCCCGCACGACCTCGGAACCTATCCGCAAGCCAACGGCCAGGTCTATGGCGGTGGTGAGAAGACCGAGGAAAACCAGATGCCTGTCGAGGAAAGCGGAAACGTCCTCATTCTCATGGCCGCCATCGCCCAACTGGAAGGCAATGCCGACTATGCCAGCCTCTACTGGCCGCGTCTCGAACAATGGGCGGAGTATCTCAAGAAGGAAGGCTTCGACCCCGCGAACCAGCTCTGCACCGATGACTTCTCCGGCCATCTCGCGCACAACGTGAACCTGAGCGCCAAGGCCATCTGCGGTCTCGGTGCCTTTGCCACGCTCTGTGAATTGCGCGGTGAAAAGGAGAAGGCCGCTTCCTACATGGCCACCGCGAGGGAATATGCCCAGCGTTGGATCAAGGACGCGAAGGACGGCGACCATTACCGCCTCGCCTTCGACCGCCCCGGCACCTGGAGCCAGAAGTACAACCTCGTCTGGGACAAGATCCTCGGTCTGAACCTTTTCCCTGCGGACGTGTATCGCACGGAAATGGATTTCTACCTGAAGACGCAGAACACCTACGGCCTGGCACTCGACAACCGTGCGGACTATTCCAAGCTCGACTGGATCCTCTGGAGCGCCACCCTTACCGAGGATCAGAAGGACTTCCAGGCTCTTGTCACCCCGGTCTTCCGCTTCCTCAATGAGACGCCCGACCGTTCGCCGATGACGGACTGGTATCAAACCAAGACCGCGAAGAAGGTCGGTTTCACCGCCCGCCCTGTCGTGGGTGGCGTGTTCCTCAAGGCGCTCTACGACAAGCCGCTCTGGAAGAAGTATGCGGATCGTGATGTGACGAAGGCGAAGGGCTGGGCAAGCATGCCGGAATACATCGCCCCGATCATCACCAATCTCGCTCCCAGCGCGGAGGAGAATGACAGCGTGCTGTGGACCCACACCACGAAGAAGCCCGCCGAAGGTTGGGAAAAGGCGGACTTCGACGATTCCCTCTGGAACCGCAATCCCGGCGGATTCGGCACCAGCGGCACTCCGAACGCCAAGGCCCGCACGGAGTGGAAGTCCGACGATATCTGGCTGCGCCGCACCGTCACTCTTCCTGACACGCTTCCGTCCGGCATCGGTATCATCGCGCACCACGATGAGGACATCGAGGTTTACATCAACGGAGTCCTGGCTGCGGGTGCCACGGGATTCAATGAAGGCTACGAAATCATCCCGTTCACCAAGGACGGCAAGGCAGCCATCAAGCCCGGCAAGAACGTCATCGCGGTCCACTGCCACCAAACCGGCGGCGGACAATATGTGGACGTGACCATCGCCGACATCCAGCCCGGCAAGAAGAAGTAA